Below is a genomic region from Miniphocaeibacter halophilus.
TAAGTGTAAGCCAGGTTAATATTAATGTAGTAGGAATAGATTATAATTAGAAAATACCCTCTTTAAAAAAAGTTAAAGAGGGAATTTTTGTGTGGAGGAATTTTGAGTAGAAAATCAGCAAGAGAATGGATTGTAAAATATATATTTCAAGCAACAATTAATGAAGAGTATAACAATGAAAATTTTGAGAAATTTTGTGAAAATTTTGAAATAAATAGTAATGAAAAGGAATTTATAGAATTTTCAATTAATTCCATTTTTGAAAATTTAAATATAATAGATGAAAATATTGAAATAAATCTTATTGGTTGGGAATTTAATAGATTATCTAGCATTGACAAATCTATTTTGCGAGTAGCAACTAATGAAATTTTATTCAATGAAAATATTCCAAATAAAGTATCAATTAATGAAGCTGTAGAAATAGCAAAAAGATATTCTTCAGATGATGCCTACAGATTTATTAATGGAGTTTTAGGATCAATATCAAGAAAGAGTTTAGCAGAATGACAAAAGCAATAAAAATAAAGGAATTGAGTAAATATATTAATTCTTTAGTAAAGCGTGATCCAATTTTAGCGAATTTACACGTAGAGGGAGAGGTTTCTAACTTTAAAATATCATCAGGTAATGTTTATTTTGTTTTAAAAGATGAAGCTGCAGCCTTAAGATGTATTATTTTTAAGAATATGGGATTAGCAAAAACCATATCTATTAAAGATGGTATGAAAGTTATAGCTAGAGGATCACTTACAACATATGATTATGGTAGTTATTATCAATTATTAGTAAAAGAAATTGTATCCGATGGAATAGGGGATATATATCAACAATTTGAAATTTTAAAAAATAAATTAGCTAAGGAAGGACTGTTTTCACTAGACCATAAAGTAAGCATTCCTAGTATGCCGAATTCCATTGGAGTGATAACATCTCCAACAGGGGCAGCAGTTAGGGATATTATAAATACCATAAGAAGAAGATTTCCAATAGCAAATATTTATATTTACCCTTCTAAAGTCCAGGGAAATGATGCACCTGAAAGTTTAATTAAAGGGTTGAAATTTTTTGATAAATCTAAATTAGTTGACACTATTATAATAGGTAGAGGTGGAGGATCCTTTGAAGATTTAAATAGTTTTAATGATGAAACTTTACTTTATGAAATTCATAATACTAAAACTCCGGTAATATCAGCAGTAGGTCACGAAATTGATAATATGTTATCGGATTACGTTGCAGATCTTAGAGCTGCCACTCCAACAGCAGCTGCAGAATTAGCAACTCCTGAAATTAATGACTTAAAGAATGATTTAAATAAGTCGATAAATTTATTGAATAAATATTTTTATAATTATTTTATTGAAGAGAAAAAAGTTTTAGATTTTTACTTTAAAGAAATTAATTATTATAATCCTAAAGAGAGAATTTTAAATTTAAAAAGAGAGTTAATATATATAAAAGAAAAACTTGAAAAAAATAATTTGAATTATTTTACTTCTGAAAAAAATAAAATAAATAGTATATATTTAAAAATTAAGAATTTTAATCCTATTAACAAAATAAAAAAGGAAAGAGAAAAACTTAAAGTTTTAAATAAATTATTGACTATGAATATGAATAATTTACTTTCTAAAGAAAAATTTAAAATTGATAGTTTTAAAATCAAATTAGATAATTTTGATTCAAATAAGGTTTTAAAGTATGGCTATGCTAAAATCTATTTAAATAAAAAGCCAATAGGGAGCATAGAAGATGTTAACATTGATGATAAAGTTGAGATTTGCTTTCACAATGGAGTAGCAGGAGCTTTAATAGAAAATAAGGAGAATAAGTTTGAGTAATAATTTTAGTGAATATGAAAAAGGAATTGAAAGATTAAATGAAATTTTAGAAAAAATGGAAAACGGAGATATTTCTTTAGAAGAGAATGTTTTGTTATATGAAGAGGGAATTAAGCTTCATACTAAATTATCTAAAATTTTAGAAAGAGAAGAAGGTAAAATTAGAATTATTTCCGAGAATAATATTGAAGAGATAGATGAGATGAATTTTTTAAATGAAGAATAATAATTTTGTAAAAGATTTAAGATTCAGACAAGAAATAATTAATCAGAAACTAAGTATGATTTTTGTTGACAATGACATATTATCTAAAGCTTCAAAATATGCAATTATAAATGGTGGTAAAAGATTAAGGCCAATCCTACTTATTGAATTTGCTAAACTTTTTTCTAAGGTAAATAACTATATTTATGATTTCGCACTAGCTTTAGAATTAATACATAATTATTCTTTAGTCCATGATGATTTACCATCTATGGACAATGATGATTATAGAAGGGGAAATTTAACTGTACACAAAAAATTTGGTGAAGATATAGCCATCCTTGTAGGAGATAATTTACTTAATTCATCATATGAAATTTTATTTAATCTTATTTCACAGGAAGAAAATAAGGACAATATTATTGAAGCAAGTAAGTATTTGGCAAATAAAGCAGGAAAAAATGGCATGATAGAAGGTCAAATTTTAGATATATCGAATGATTTTACAAACTCGGAAGAAATTTTAAACATGTATAATAAAAAAACCTGTGCTCTAATAATGGCAGCGTGTAAATGTGGTGCGATTTTAGGTAATGGAAATAATAAAGAAGTTAAATTAGCAGAAGAGTTTGGCCATGCATTAGGATTATCCTTTCAAATTCAAGATGATATTCTAGATTATGAAGAGGATAAAAAAATAGGTAAAGTAACATTTGCTAACTATACGTCAAAAGAGAATGCAGAAAAAGTATTGGTAGAGTATTCCAATAAAGCAATTAATATTTTAAATGAATTTAAAGAAGATACTAGTTTTCTTAATGATTTAGTAAAATATTTAATAAATAGGACTATTTAGTTATGGAAGAAAAAAGAGTAGATATTCTTTTAACGGAATTAGGATACTCAAAATCTCGAACATATTCTAAAGAATTAATTAAACAAAAAAGAGTTTATCTTAATAATAAATTAGTTACCAAGCCTTCAACCTTAGCTAATAAAGATAATATAAAAGTTATTGCAGGAAAGGATTATGTTTCAAGAGGTGCCTACAAACTAATTAAAGCCTTAGAAATTTTTAATATTGAGGTTAATAATAAAATATGTTTGGATATAGGTTCTTCAACAGGTGGATTTACACAAGTATTATTAGAATATGGTGCAAAAAAAATATATGCATTAGATGTAGGAACAAGTCAATTAGATAAGAGTATAAAAGATAATCCAAAAGTTATTTCTCTAGAGAACACCAATATAAAAAATATAGATACAGATGTATTCTATAAATATAATTTAGAAATTATAACCATAGATATTTCATTTATATCGATTAAGAAAATACTTTTTATATTGGAAGAAATAGTACATGATTTTACGAATATTATTATTCTTATAAAACCACAATTTGAAGGTAATAGTACATTGTTAAAAAAGGGAATTGTTAATAAAAAGTTTCATTATAATATTCTTAGAGATATTATCGATTATATTAATAAGAATGGTTTCATAGTTATGAATTTAAGCTTTTCGCCTATTCTGGGAAAAGAAGGAAATGTTGAGTATTTAGCACATTTAGTAAAGGGAAAACAGAAAAAAATATTTCCAAAAGATATTATAGTAGAAACTATTGAATCAGCATTTGATAAAAGGAGAAGAAATGAAGAAATATACTAGACAAAGACTGATTTTAGATTTAATTCAAGATAATGAAATTCATACACAGGAAGAATTGTCAGATCTTTTGGAAAAAAGTGGAGTTAGGGCAACACAGGCTACTATTTCTAGAGACATTAAAGAATTAAGAATTTCTAAAGTACAAACAAGAGATGGTGAATATCATTATGCAATAATTGATACAGTCCATGATTCTTTAAATGAACGTTTGGATAAAATATTTAAATCTGCAGTTTTAACTGTAAAACACAATAATGATATGGTTATTGTTAAAACTATTTCTCATACTGCAACTGTATGTGCAACATCTATTACAAATGCAAAAATAGATAATATAAGTGGAATAATTGCAGGAAATGATACAATATTTATTGCAGTTGAAGATAAGGACAAGTTGGATATTACGGTTAATGATATTAAATCAATTATAAGGTAGAATTATGCTTTCAGAATTATACATAGAAAATTTTATTATTATAAAAAAACTTAATATAGAATTTTCCAATAGATTCAATGTAATTACAGGAGAAACCGGTTCTGGAAAATCGATATTGGTTAATTCTCTACAGTTATTACTCGGAGGAAGATTTCAAAAAAGCTTCTTCGGGAAATATGGAAATAAATCCATAGTAGAAGGTAAATTTTTAGTATATGATGTTAATAAGTTAAAAGAATTTCAAGACGCAGGTTACATTTTAGATGATAGTGAACTTATTATTACCAGAGAATTACATTCAAGTGGAAAGACATCCAATAGGATTAACGGTAGAAATATTAGTCTAGCTTTATTAAAGGAGCTAATGGATGGACTTATGGACATTCATAGCCAAAATGAAAATCAAACTCTTTTAAAAAAGGAAAATTATTTAAATTTAATAGATTCCTTTAATCCAGATGTAATCAATAAAGAACTAATAAAAATTGAAAAAATTTTAAAGGAAAAAGACAACTTATTAAAAGAAATTAAGGGCTTGGAATTTTCACCTCAAGAATTAGATAGAGAAAAAGATATACTACAATATCAATTATCTGAACTTGAAGAGTTAGATTTAGAAAATATAAATGAAGAAGAAATTTTATCTGAATATACATTACTAAGTAATGTTGAGGAAATAATAAATGATTTAAATAGCTTTTCAAATTTATTTAGTTCTGAAGATTATAATAGTTTAGATGTTTTTACTATGCTTGGTAAAAGTAAGGAATTATTAGGCGATGTTAAAGATAAGGATAAAAACATTGAACCTTATTATGAGGAGATAAATAATATATACTTTCAATTAGAAGATATAGTTTCAGATATAAGCAGATATGCAAGTAATTTATATATTGATGATGAAAAGTTAGCTATACTTAATAGTAATATAGAAACTTTAACAAACTTAAAAAGAAAATATGGAGCAAGCATAGACGAATTAATTGTTTTTAGAAATAATATCTATAACAGAATAAATAAGCTTAATAATATTGAAGATAATTTAGAATATTTAAAAAAACAATTAGATGAAAACAATAAAGCCTTAAATAAGGTAGCCACTGTTTTAACAAGTGAAAGAAAGAAAATTGCTCAAAAGTTAGAAAAAGAAATTCTTTTTAATATTAAAGATTTAAATATGCCAAATGCAAAATTCAAAATTGAATTTTTGGAATTAGAAAATGTTGGCAATTTAGGAAAAGATAAGGCGGATTTTTTAATTTCTACTAATGTAGGACAAGATATTACATCTTTGACAAAAATAGCTTCAGGTGGAGAGTTATCCAGGATAATGTTGGGTTTTAAAACTGCATTAGCTGATGTAGATAATGTGGAAACTTTGATTTTTGATGAGATAGACTCCGGTATTAGTGGAAGGACAGCACAACTAGTTGGAGAAAAATTAATAGATATATCTAACTATAGACAGATTATTGTAATATCTCATCTGCCTCAAATTGCATCTTTAGCAGATAATCATCTATTAATAGATAAAGAGGAATTAGATGATAATACTATTTCAAAAATATACAGTATAGAAAACAAAGATAGAATAAATGAAATAGCAAGGTTAATTGGTGGCGTAAATATAACTGATACAACAATTAAACAAGCAAAAGAAATGATAGATCAAGGTATGAATTTACTTTTATCTAAAAGGAGTAAAAAATGACTTATGAAGAAAACACTATAAAAAGTGAAATGGTATATGAAGGAAGAATATTGAATTTAAGAATCGATACAGTTGAATTACCAAATAGAAAATATTCGAAAAGAGAAATAGTTGAGCATAATAATGCTGTGGCGATAATTGCTATTAAAGATAATAGAATTTTTTTCATAAAACAATATAGAAAAGCTGTTAATAAGGTCTTACTTGAAATTCCAGCTGGTCTTATTGATGCAAATGAATCTCCAAGAGAAGCTGCTTTAAGAGAATTACAAGAGGAAATAGGTTATAGTGCAAATAAACTGGAATTTTTATTTGATGGTTATTCTTCTCCAGGGTTTACAGATGAAAAAACATCTTATTTTTTAGCCCAAGATCTTTTTGAAAGTAAATTAGAGGCTGATGATGATGAATATTTGGAAGTTTTGGATTTTGATATTGATGAAGCTTTAAGAATGATAGATGATGGAGAAATAGAAGATAGTAAGACAATAACAGGAATTTTATATGTTTATAGAAAGTTAATGACAAATGATTAATAATGTAAAAATAATTGATACTTTGGCAATGGCAGTTGCTCTTTTAACTGCCTTAGTCTTACATGAGAATGCCCATGGAATAATGGCTTATTTTATGGGGGATGATACAGCTAAAAACAATGGTAGACTATCATTAAATCCATTAAAGCATCTATCTTTAATTGGAACATTATCTTTGTTTATATTTAAATTCGGATGGGCAAAGCCGGTACCAATTAATCCCTATAAATTCAAGAATAAAAGATTAGGTAATTTTTTAGTTTCAATAGCGGGAATTATGACTAATTTAATTTTAGCAATTATTTTTATTATTGTTTTTGGATTTATTAAAAATATGGATGTAACAAATTTATTTTCATTTTTCTTAATTCAGTTAATATCATACTTAATTTTATATAATGTATATTTAGCAATTTTTAATTTAATACCTATTCCTCCATTAGATGGTTCAAAAATTATTTATAGTTTTTTACCGGAAAAAATTGTTTATAAAATATCTTCCATGGAACAATATTTAAATATAATTTTAATTATATTGATTTTTTCAGGAGCAATTCCAAAAATTATAAGTACAGCAGCTTCGAGTTTGTTAAGTTTTTTATTTAATTTATTAAGGGTGTTTTAATGACTTTAAATATTGATACAGAATTTTACAATGGTCCTTTTGATCTTTTATTAAAATTAATAGAAAAAAATAAGATAGATATTTACGATGTTTTTTTAAGTGATATTACTGAACAATTTCTTTTGGAAGTTGAAACTCTAAAAATAAAAGATCCTGAAAATATAACGGAATTTATTTACTTAGCAAGTACTCTATTAGAAATAAAATCAAGAAAGCTATTACCTAAGAATGAATATTTAGATGAGGAAGAAGAAATTACTGAGGAAATATTATTAGGAAGGTTAATTGAATACAAGAAATTTAAAAAACTAAGTAAAGAATTTATTGAACTAAAAAAAAATGCTGATTACTATTTACCAAAATTTCAAGAGGATTTTTTAGAATATACTGTTGAAGAAGTTAAAAATGACATTATTGGTGATAGTAATTTATTACTTCAAGAATTATTGAATTTACTTGAAAGAAATAGAATTGAAGAAGAAAATTTGAAAAAATTTGAAATAATTAGAGCTGAAGAATACTCTGTAGAAGAATATATGGAAAATATACAATGGAAGCTTGAGGGAGAAAAAAAGCTTCCTTTAACTAGCTTTATAGAAAAAAATGGAACCAGGCAAGAAATTATAGTGGTTTTTTTATCTATTCTAGAATTAATAAAAACCAAAGTTGTAAAAGTTGTTCAAGAGGATGTTTTTTCAGAAATAATTGTAGAATTGAGATGATAATATGACTAATTTGAAATCTATAATTGAATCATTGCTTTTTGTATGGGGAGAACCATTATCATATAAGGAAATTGCAAAAGTAGTTGAAAGAGAAAACAGTGAAGTTAAAAGAACTTTGGAAGAAATGAAAGAGGAATATGAAAGAAATGACAGAGGTTTAGAGTTAAAAAGTTATAGTGGAGATTATCAATTTGTTACAAAAAAAGAAAATTTCGACTATATAAATAAACTAGTAGATAAAAAGAGAAAGAAGAAATTAAGTAATTCTGCCATGGAAGTACTATCTATAGTGGCCTATAAACAACCTGTTACAAGAATGGAGATTGAGGAAATAAGAGGTGTAAAATCCAATAGTTCAATTGATTCACTAGTAAATAGAAATTTAATTGAAGAAGTTGGTAGACTTGATAAAATGGGAAAACCAATTTTGTATGGAACGACTAAGGAATTTCTTAGAGTATTTTCACTAGATAGTTTGAAATCTCTTCCTAATTTAAAAGAAATTGAATTAATGTTGGAAGATGAGGAAGAAAATGAGAATAAATAAGTATTTAGCAAAAGCAGGAATAGCATCTAGACGGAAGGCAGAAGAATTAATACTAGAAGGAAAAGTATCCATTAATGATAAAGTTATACAGGAGCTTGGAACAATAGTAGAAGAGGGAGATATTGTAAAGTTTAATAATAGGGTAGTAAAACCTATTGATGAGCATATTTATCTACTATTAAACAAGCCGGTAGGTTATGTAAGTACAGTTGAAGATCCATATGCTGACAAGGTGGTCCTTGATTTAATTGATTTTAAAAATCGTATTTATCCAGTAGGTAGATTGGATAAGGATAGTCGAGGTTTATTGATTTTAACCAATGATGGAGAAATTACCCATAAATTAACACACCCAAGTAATGATTTTCCTAAAACATATATGGTAAAATTAAATTCTATGCCAGCAGAAAAAGATTTAAAAAAATTAGAATCTGGTATTATGATAGATGGTAGTTTAACTAAAAAAGCTAAAATTAAAAAAATATCTGATTTCCAATATAAAATTACAATTACAGAAGGCAGAAATAGACAAGTTAGAAAGATGTTTAAACATATAGGTTGTAAAGTTATAGATTTAAATAGAATAGCAATAGGCAATATTCGGGGAAATGGTTTAAAAGAAGGAGAATATAGAGCTTTATCAAAAAAAGAAATTAATTATTTAAGGAGTATTTAATGTATATTGTAAAAAATCCAATTTTAGAAGAACTTTACTTTATAAGAGATAAATTCGGAATAGAATTAAATATGGATTATAAAAATCCTAGCCTATATTATATTTTTAAAGAAGATAATAACATTATTGGATTTAGCGAAATTATTATTGCCGATAATCTACCTACATTAATTAAGTTTTATGTAGGAGAGGACTATAAAGATGAAGAAAAATTATTTTTTTTAAAAGGCACTGGTTCAAAAGTAAAGGATATGGGATTTGATTATTTAAAGAATAAAACTAATAGTTTACAATTTTATAAGAATAATTTAGAAGATATAAATTTAGATAAGCTTTTTTTAGGAACATGTAATGACTAGTATATTATTTAAAAATACAGTAGAAATAACTGACTACTATATTGATTTTTTTAAAAATAAAATTATTAATGCAATTGATATGACAATAGGTCATGGCAATGATATATATAAGATTGCCAAAACAGTAAATAAAGAAAGCGAAATATTAGGCTTTGATATCTCAGAAATAGCAGTTAAAAATACAAAAAAACAGCTAGAGGAATTTGAAAAACATAATATAAAAATCATAAGAGATAGTCATGAAAACATTAACAGATATACAGATAAAAAACTTGATTTAGTAATTTATAATTTAGGTTATTTACCAAAGGGAGATAAAAATATTACAACAGACTATAAGACTGTAATAAAAAGTTTAGAGTATGTTCTAAGTGCTTTAAATGAAAATGGAATTATTATAATGACATTTTATCCAGGTCATAATAGCGGTAAATTAGAATCTATTGAAATTGAAAAGTTTTTATCTAAAATAAATCAAAAGAAATATAATATATTAAAATATAGTTTTATAAATCAAATAAATAATCCACCATATGTTGTGGTTATAGAGAGGTTAAATTGAAAAATGTTGTCGTAATTGGTGCTGGACCAGCAGGAATATTAGCTGCAATAGCAGCAAAAACAATTAATAATAATGTTTTAATTTTAGAAAAAAATGAAAAAATCGGGAAAAAATTATATATTACCGGTAAAGGTAGATGCAATATTACTAATTACTCACCAATTGAAGATTTTTTTCCAATGATAAATAGTAATTCTAAATTTATGTATAGTGCTTTATATAATTATACAAATATGGACATATTAAACTTGCTAGAGAGTTATGGACTAAAATATAAAGTTGAAAGAGGTAATAGGGTTTTTCCTTATAGTGATAAATCTAGCGACGTTATAAAAACCTTTAACAAAATTTTACTTGATTTAAATATAAAGGTAAAATTAAATGAAGATATTCGATACATTGAAAAACAAGATGATGTTTTTAGAATTTATGGAAAAACTAATAAATATGAATCAGATTTTTTAGTAATAGCAACAGGAGGGATTTCTTATCCAGCAACTGGATCTACAGGAGCTGGACATAAATTTGCTAAGAATTTTGGACATAGTGTTACAAAATTAAACCCAAGTTTAGTTCCTATGGAAATAAAGTCAAATTATTTAAAGGAATTACAAGGAGTTAGCTTAAAAAATATTGAATTAGCAGTAAAAGTAGATGATAATATTATTTGTAAGGAATTTGGTGAACTGGTATTTACACATTTTGGACTATCTGGTCCAATAGTTTTAAAAGCCTCAAATTCAGTTCCAGAAAATAAAAATAATATTATTATTTCCATAGATTTAAAGCCAAAATTGGATTTAGAAACACTAGATAACAGAATCCAAAGGGATTTTGCCAAATATAGTAATAAAAATATTGAAAATGCTTTAGATGATTTATTAATTAAAAAGCTAATACCTGTAGTTTTAAAAGAATCCAAAATTAATTGTTTCAAAAAGGTGAATCAAATAACAAGGGAAGAACGACTTAGATTAATTAATACAATAAAGAATTTAAAGTTTGAACTAGTAGGATTAAGACCTATTAAAGAAGCAATTATTACAAAGGGAGGAATTTCCGTAAGGGAAATAAATCCTAAAACCATGGAAAGTAAAAAAATTGAAAATTTATATTTTGCCGGCGAAGTTATTGATATTGATGCAATGACAGGAGGATATAATTTACAAATTGCTTATTCTACTGGATATGCTGCAGGAAAAAGTATAAAGGAAAAAAGTAATGAATGATGAAATTATTATAGATGATTATATAAATAAGGATTTAAAGGAAATTTCTCAAGAAATTGTTTATAAAGTAGGGAGAACTAAGTTAAATATAGATTCTTTAATAATACAGCTACCAAAAGAAATGTATTATTTAGATGAAGATATTTTAAAAAAATTAGGGGATATTAATATTTTTATTACAAATAATATTAATAGCAGTAAGGAAGATAAGGGAATAATTGTAAAAATTAAAGAAAAAAAAGTTTTTAGAATTGCAATAGATGGACCATCTGCATCGGGGAAAAGTACAATTTCTAAATATTTAAGTGAAATTTTAGCCATAGACTATTTAGACACAGGAGCTATGTACCGTGCAATTACTTTCTATTTGTTAGAAAATGGATATTCGCTAACAGATGAGAATGAAATAGAAAAAGGAATTAAGAAAATTATTTTAAAGTATGACAACAATAACATTATAATAAATAATAAAATATTAAAGGATGAGTTAAGAACAGAAGTTGTTACTAAAAATGTATCTTTGATTTCAAGTTATAGTAGCGTTAGAAGTAAATTAGTTAATATTCAAAGAGAAATTGCTAAGAAAAACTCCATAATATTAGATGGAAGAGATATTGGAACTGTGGTTTTGCCTAATGCAGAATATAAGTTTTTTTTAGTAGCAGATCCGGAAGTTCGTGCTAGAAGAAGGCTAAAGGATAAAAATAGTAGATTAAATATGACCTTCGATGAAATAGTAGAAGATATTAAAAGAAGAGATTATCTTGATTCAACTAGGGCTATTTCACCTTTAAAAAAAGCGGAAGATGCTATTGTAATCGATTCTTCTAAATTAACTATTAATGAAGTTGTTGAAAATATATTAAAAAGTATTAGGGGTATATAATGTATTGGTTTTTTAGAAATATTTTATGGGTAGTATTAAGGATTATATTTAGAATTGAAGTCAAGGGAAAAGAAAATATAAATACAAGAGAAAAGCTTATTATTTGCTCAAATCACATAAGTATATTAGATCCATTAATTCTAGCCATAACTTATAATAGACAGATTCACTTTATGGCAAAAAAAGAATTGTTTGAAATACCTATTATAGGTAAACTATTTTATAAAGTTGGAGCATTTCCAGTCGATAGAAAAAAGGCTGATTTAAAAAGCATAAAACAATCTTTGAAAATATTAAAAGAAGATAAGGTCTTAGGTATTTTCCCGGAAGGCACTAGAGTAAATACTATTGATAAAAACAATGTGAAAGATGGAATAGGTATGATGGCTAATAGAGCTAATTCAGATATACTTCCTGTCCATATAGAGACGGAATACAAAATATTTAGGAAGGTGAAAGTTACTTATAAGCCTATAGTAAAAATTGATAAATTTCTAGAAGTTCCTAAAGAACTAAAAAATAGAACTATTACTTTAGCAGCTTATAATGAAATATATGATTTATCGGAGTAATTATGGAAATATATATTGCTAAAAATGCAGGATTTTGTTTTGGAGTAAAAAGAGCCATTGATATAACGGAAAAAGCTTTAGACAGTACTGTAAAAACAAATTCTTTAGGATTGTTAATACACAACGAACAAGAAGTTGGAAGATTAAAGGAAAAGGGGTTAAATGTTTTAGATGAAATAAAAGAAACAAACACCAATGAAAATTTAGTTATTCGAAGTCATGGTGAAACATTAGAGAAAAAAAATGAAATTATAAAAAATGGGTATAATCTTATAGATGCAACATGTCCAATTCTATTGTCTATTTACAAAAAAATACAGAAAGCAGAAGATGAAGGTTACACTATTGTAATAATTGGAGATAAGAATCATCCGGAAATTATTGGAATATGTGGTCAAATTTCAACTGATGCTATTGTAATAAACAGTATAGAAGAGGCAGAAAGAATAAAAAATAAAAAAAATTTATATATTATATCCCAAACAACAAATTTAATAGAGAAATTTTTGAAATTATCTGATATAATAGATAGAAGTAATACTAATGTAGTGATAAAAAATACAATATGCAATGCTACAAAACTAAGACAACAGTCAACAATAGAATTATCTAAACAAGTAGATGCAATGATTGTTATTGGAGGAAAAACGAGTTCAAATACTAACAAACTCTATGAATTGTCCAAGAAGCATTGTAAAAATTCATTTAGAATTGAGACAGTAAATGATTTATCTTTACAAGAAGTATTGAAATATAAAAAAATAGGGATTACCGCAGGTGCGTCTACACCTGAATGGATAATTGAGGAGGTTGTTCAAGTAATGGATAATTACAGCAAAGACGAGTTTATGGAGCAAGTGGAAGGAAGTATAACTAAGATTTACCCTAAAGATGTTGTTAAAGGTAGCGTTATTTATGTTACTGACAATGAAGTTATGGTTAATATAGGTTATAGTTCAGATGGGATAATTAAGTTAGATGAATTATCAACTGATCCAGATAAAAAACCTAAAGATCTTTTCACAGAAGGTCAAGAAATTGAAGTATATGTAATAAAACTTGACGATGGTGAAGGTAACGTAGTTTTATCTACGAGAAGGGTAGAAGGGT
It encodes:
- the scpB gene encoding SMC-Scp complex subunit ScpB translates to MTNLKSIIESLLFVWGEPLSYKEIAKVVERENSEVKRTLEEMKEEYERNDRGLELKSYSGDYQFVTKKENFDYINKLVDKKRKKKLSNSAMEVLSIVAYKQPVTRMEIEEIRGVKSNSSIDSLVNRNLIEEVGRLDKMGKPILYGTTKEFLRVFSLDSLKSLPNLKEIELMLEDEEENENK
- a CDS encoding site-2 protease family protein, yielding MINNVKIIDTLAMAVALLTALVLHENAHGIMAYFMGDDTAKNNGRLSLNPLKHLSLIGTLSLFIFKFGWAKPVPINPYKFKNKRLGNFLVSIAGIMTNLILAIIFIIVFGFIKNMDVTNLFSFFLIQLISYLILYNVYLAIFNLIPIPPLDGSKIIYSFLPEKIVYKISSMEQYLNIILIILIFSGAIPKIISTAASSLLSFLFNLLRVF
- a CDS encoding NUDIX hydrolase, translating into MTYEENTIKSEMVYEGRILNLRIDTVELPNRKYSKREIVEHNNAVAIIAIKDNRIFFIKQYRKAVNKVLLEIPAGLIDANESPREAALRELQEEIGYSANKLEFLFDGYSSPGFTDEKTSYFLAQDLFESKLEADDDEYLEVLDFDIDEALRMIDDGEIEDSKTITGILYVYRKLMTND
- a CDS encoding NAD(P)/FAD-dependent oxidoreductase; translation: MKNVVVIGAGPAGILAAIAAKTINNNVLILEKNEKIGKKLYITGKGRCNITNYSPIEDFFPMINSNSKFMYSALYNYTNMDILNLLESYGLKYKVERGNRVFPYSDKSSDVIKTFNKILLDLNIKVKLNEDIRYIEKQDDVFRIYGKTNKYESDFLVIATGGISYPATGSTGAGHKFAKNFGHSVTKLNPSLVPMEIKSNYLKELQGVSLKNIELAVKVDDNIICKEFGELVFTHFGLSGPIVLKASNSVPENKNNIIISIDLKPKLDLETLDNRIQRDFAKYSNKNIENALDDLLIKKLIPVVLKESKINCFKKVNQITREERLRLINTIKNLKFELVGLRPIKEAIITKGGISVREINPKTMESKKIENLYFAGEVIDIDAMTGGYNLQIAYSTGYAAGKSIKEKSNE
- the cmk gene encoding (d)CMP kinase, with translation MNDEIIIDDYINKDLKEISQEIVYKVGRTKLNIDSLIIQLPKEMYYLDEDILKKLGDINIFITNNINSSKEDKGIIVKIKEKKVFRIAIDGPSASGKSTISKYLSEILAIDYLDTGAMYRAITFYLLENGYSLTDENEIEKGIKKIILKYDNNNIIINNKILKDELRTEVVTKNVSLISSYSSVRSKLVNIQREIAKKNSIILDGRDIGTVVLPNAEYKFFLVADPEVRARRRLKDKNSRLNMTFDEIVEDIKRRDYLDSTRAISPLKKAEDAIVIDSSKLTINEVVENILKSIRGI
- a CDS encoding segregation and condensation protein A; translation: MTLNIDTEFYNGPFDLLLKLIEKNKIDIYDVFLSDITEQFLLEVETLKIKDPENITEFIYLASTLLEIKSRKLLPKNEYLDEEEEITEEILLGRLIEYKKFKKLSKEFIELKKNADYYLPKFQEDFLEYTVEEVKNDIIGDSNLLLQELLNLLERNRIEEENLKKFEIIRAEEYSVEEYMENIQWKLEGEKKLPLTSFIEKNGTRQEIIVVFLSILELIKTKVVKVVQEDVFSEIIVELR
- a CDS encoding pseudouridine synthase encodes the protein MRINKYLAKAGIASRRKAEELILEGKVSINDKVIQELGTIVEEGDIVKFNNRVVKPIDEHIYLLLNKPVGYVSTVEDPYADKVVLDLIDFKNRIYPVGRLDKDSRGLLILTNDGEITHKLTHPSNDFPKTYMVKLNSMPAEKDLKKLESGIMIDGSLTKKAKIKKISDFQYKITITEGRNRQVRKMFKHIGCKVIDLNRIAIGNIRGNGLKEGEYRALSKKEINYLRSI
- a CDS encoding tRNA (mnm(5)s(2)U34)-methyltransferase, translated to MTSILFKNTVEITDYYIDFFKNKIINAIDMTIGHGNDIYKIAKTVNKESEILGFDISEIAVKNTKKQLEEFEKHNIKIIRDSHENINRYTDKKLDLVIYNLGYLPKGDKNITTDYKTVIKSLEYVLSALNENGIIIMTFYPGHNSGKLESIEIEKFLSKINQKKYNILKYSFINQINNPPYVVVIERLN